A single window of Candidatus Rhabdochlamydia oedothoracis DNA harbors:
- the mnmA gene encoding tRNA 2-thiouridine(34) synthase MnmA, whose translation MKKTVVVGMSGGVDSSVAALLLKAKGYQVMGLFMKNWEEKDEKGICLSASDFEDVQKVCAQIDIPCYTVNFVKEYQESVFSYFLSELKKGYTPNPDILCNREIKFKVFLDKAMSLGADYLATGHYCTIEEEKSFYLHKGQDPNKDQSYFLYTLSQKILEKVLFPIGHLTKQEVRSIALSHNLFTAKKKDSVGICFIGKRNFKNFLLPYLGYQKGAFENTQGQVLGYHDGLAYYTIGQRKGLKIGGAGDAWFVVAKDIKRNVIIVEQGLDHPSLYQSELIATDLSWVADLSPQTPYPCSAKIRYRQKDQNCVIEKISETKAFVRFLEPQRAITPRQSIVFYAGNRCLGGGMIEPEAP comes from the coding sequence ATGAAAAAAACGGTTGTTGTGGGGATGTCTGGAGGAGTAGACTCCTCTGTTGCCGCCTTGTTGCTTAAAGCAAAGGGCTATCAAGTCATGGGCCTTTTCATGAAGAATTGGGAAGAAAAAGATGAAAAAGGCATCTGTCTTTCAGCTTCTGATTTTGAAGATGTCCAGAAGGTTTGTGCCCAGATTGACATCCCTTGCTATACAGTGAATTTTGTCAAAGAATACCAAGAATCTGTCTTCTCTTATTTCCTTTCTGAATTAAAAAAAGGTTATACTCCCAATCCAGACATTCTCTGTAACCGCGAAATTAAATTTAAGGTTTTTCTCGATAAAGCAATGAGTCTTGGCGCTGATTACCTAGCAACTGGTCACTATTGCACTATTGAAGAAGAAAAGTCTTTTTATTTACATAAAGGCCAAGATCCCAATAAAGACCAGAGTTATTTTCTCTATACCCTCTCACAAAAAATATTGGAAAAAGTTCTCTTTCCCATTGGACATCTAACCAAACAAGAAGTGCGCTCAATTGCTTTATCTCACAATCTTTTTACAGCGAAAAAAAAAGATAGTGTAGGGATCTGTTTTATTGGTAAACGCAACTTCAAAAATTTCCTTCTTCCTTATCTTGGTTATCAAAAAGGGGCGTTTGAGAACACGCAAGGACAAGTCCTGGGTTATCACGACGGTCTTGCTTACTACACAATAGGCCAACGCAAAGGACTAAAAATTGGAGGAGCTGGCGATGCTTGGTTTGTCGTTGCCAAAGATATAAAACGCAATGTCATTATTGTTGAGCAAGGCTTAGACCATCCTAGCCTTTATCAATCAGAGCTTATTGCAACGGATTTAAGCTGGGTAGCGGATCTTTCCCCTCAAACGCCTTATCCTTGCTCTGCTAAAATCCGTTACCGACAGAAAGACCAAAACTGTGTCATTGAAAAAATTTCCGAAACAAAAGCTTTTGTACGCTTCTTAGAACCTCAAAGAGCAATCACCCCTAGGCAATCGATTGTGTTCTATGCTGGCAATCGTTGCCTAGGTGGTGGGATGATCGAGCCAGAAGCCCCCTAA
- a CDS encoding amino acid permease has product MSKQLFVKKSLKDLLGQASQSSRGLTRSLGPVNLTAMGVGAIIGAGIFVLTGQAAAQYAGPGILISFVLAAMICIFAALCYAEFASLIPIAGSAYTYAYVTMGELTAWIIGWGLTMEYLFSAATVSVGWSGYFVSLLKDFGIQLPSFLAGSPLSYEIGIGWTTTDAIMNLPAMFIVAIMGTLVCIGIKAAAGFNNLMVIIKMGVILLFIGCGVAFINLDHLIPFIPENTGEFGAYGFSGILRGAGVVFFAFIGFDALSTLAQEARNPQKDLPIGMLGSLGISTLAYIVIGIILLGIVPYTMLDVPDPIAIAVNALGPKFIWLRLVLKFAILAGLTSVVLVMILGQSRIFYTMANDGLLPKPFSQISKRFHTPFFTSIVVTLAAMLLAGVFPVGILGQLTSMGALLAFAIVCFGILILRYKQPLLHRPFKTPFVPWIPLAGTLCCIIQMLAFPAVSWWQMFIWMVIGCIIYFSYGIKNSKIRHPVKK; this is encoded by the coding sequence ATGTCTAAACAGTTATTTGTCAAAAAATCTTTAAAAGATTTATTAGGTCAAGCCTCACAATCTAGTCGTGGTCTTACGCGCTCTTTGGGACCGGTTAATTTAACAGCAATGGGAGTAGGGGCCATTATAGGTGCTGGAATTTTTGTATTAACAGGACAAGCAGCAGCTCAATACGCAGGTCCTGGAATTCTTATTTCGTTTGTTTTAGCAGCGATGATTTGTATTTTTGCAGCTCTTTGCTATGCAGAGTTTGCTTCTTTAATTCCTATTGCAGGAAGTGCTTATACTTATGCGTATGTTACCATGGGTGAATTGACCGCCTGGATCATTGGTTGGGGCTTAACCATGGAATATTTATTTTCTGCAGCAACCGTTTCTGTGGGATGGTCTGGATATTTTGTGAGCTTACTAAAAGATTTTGGAATACAATTACCCTCTTTTTTAGCCGGTTCTCCATTAAGTTATGAAATAGGAATAGGATGGACAACAACAGATGCTATCATGAATCTTCCCGCCATGTTTATTGTTGCTATCATGGGGACTTTGGTTTGCATCGGAATTAAAGCGGCTGCTGGTTTTAATAACTTAATGGTAATTATCAAAATGGGAGTAATCTTGCTGTTTATTGGCTGTGGGGTTGCTTTTATCAATTTAGATCATTTAATACCATTCATTCCAGAGAATACAGGGGAATTTGGAGCGTATGGATTTAGTGGTATTTTACGTGGAGCCGGAGTTGTTTTCTTTGCTTTTATCGGTTTTGATGCCCTTTCTACTCTAGCACAAGAAGCACGCAATCCACAAAAAGATCTACCGATCGGGATGTTAGGATCGCTTGGCATATCTACTCTTGCATATATCGTCATTGGAATTATTCTACTTGGCATCGTACCTTACACTATGCTAGATGTTCCAGATCCCATTGCAATAGCTGTAAATGCTTTAGGCCCTAAATTTATTTGGCTACGTTTAGTTCTTAAATTTGCTATTTTAGCAGGTTTAACTTCTGTTGTACTAGTCATGATCTTAGGGCAATCTCGCATTTTTTATACAATGGCAAATGATGGGTTGTTGCCTAAACCTTTTAGCCAGATTAGTAAAAGGTTTCATACTCCATTTTTTACCTCCATTGTAGTCACTCTTGCTGCTATGTTATTAGCAGGGGTTTTCCCAGTTGGTATTTTAGGTCAGTTGACTTCAATGGGAGCTCTTTTAGCTTTTGCGATTGTTTGCTTTGGTATTTTGATTCTGCGTTATAAACAACCTTTATTGCACCGCCCATTTAAAACTCCTTTTGTACCTTGGATCCCTTTGGCAGGTACTTTATGTTGTATTATTCAGATGCTAGCTTTTCCAGCTGTTAGTTGGTGGCAAATGTTTATTTGGATGGTGATAGGGTGTATTATTTATTTTTCCTATGGTATAAAAAATAGTAAAATCCGTCATCCGGTTAAGAAATAA
- a CDS encoding IS630 transposase-related protein: MTYSRELRIKALKYLKRCGSPLAVGQAFGISPRTLLNWKKLEKQGDLAPKLKQRSPNKLNNEKLKHYIQEHADAYLREIAETFGTTIPAVFYACKRLKITLKKRHLSIKKEMKRNEKSLNKS; this comes from the coding sequence ATGACATACTCAAGAGAGTTAAGAATAAAAGCTTTAAAATATTTAAAAAGATGTGGTTCTCCTTTAGCGGTGGGTCAGGCTTTTGGAATTTCTCCTCGTACTCTTCTAAATTGGAAAAAGTTAGAAAAGCAAGGCGATTTAGCTCCCAAGTTGAAGCAAAGATCACCAAATAAACTCAATAATGAAAAGTTAAAACATTATATTCAAGAACATGCTGATGCTTATCTTAGAGAAATAGCAGAGACATTTGGAACAACAATTCCTGCGGTTTTTTATGCATGTAAAAGATTGAAAATAACCTTAAAAAAAAGACATCTTTCTATAAAGAAAGAGATGAAAAGAAACGAGAAGAGTTTAAACAAAAGCTAG
- a CDS encoding transposase, whose product MDESGINEYLQREKGRGIRGEKIYGSVSGNRFFRESFIAAKRQSSIGAPFCYTVTCNTDLFNTWLEKILIPELKAGQVIIMDNASFHKSQLSLEIIKKAGCEVLFLPPYFPRFKSN is encoded by the coding sequence ATCGATGAAAGTGGAATTAATGAATACCTCCAACGCGAGAAAGGAAGAGGTATTCGTGGAGAAAAAATATATGGGTCTGTCTCTGGTAATCGTTTTTTCAGAGAAAGTTTTATAGCAGCAAAAAGACAATCCTCTATTGGAGCTCCTTTTTGTTATACAGTGACATGCAATACCGATTTATTTAATACATGGTTAGAGAAAATTCTCATTCCTGAACTTAAAGCCGGTCAAGTTATCATCATGGACAATGCAAGTTTTCATAAGTCACAGCTGAGTTTAGAAATAATCAAGAAGGCTGGTTGCGAAGTCTTATTTTTACCTCCCTATTTCCCCAGATTTAAATCCAATTGA
- a CDS encoding IS30 family transposase encodes MIFNNQTQGETLPKGYHHLTYDQRCQIYILKARGDTSSSIANILKVHHSTISRELKRNKGQRGYRHQQAQEKAFLRKNSQPNKKMTPQIVTRIEEKIKLQWSPIQISGWLKRHGKEHVSHETIYNHIWKDKRQGGQLYRELRHRGKKYNKQRKGASGRGNMPGRIDIKQRPCIVEKKTRLGDWELDTVIGAGHKGVIVSMVERTSKLTKLAKVSHKTAEEVSQALIEQLKPIKDFVHTLTADNGKEFAYHQMVSFELETDFYFATPYHSWERGLNEHTNGLVRQYFPKTQSFLDTTSKDIERVETLLNNRPRKALNFETPLEVFTRLSTNMLCSGAQ; translated from the coding sequence GTGATTTTTAACAATCAAACACAAGGAGAGACCTTGCCTAAAGGCTACCATCACCTAACCTATGACCAAAGATGTCAGATTTATATTTTAAAAGCTAGAGGAGATACATCTAGCTCAATAGCAAACATTCTAAAAGTTCATCATAGCACTATTAGTAGGGAACTTAAGAGAAATAAAGGGCAACGAGGATACCGTCATCAGCAAGCTCAAGAAAAAGCATTTCTTAGAAAAAATTCTCAGCCCAATAAAAAAATGACTCCTCAAATAGTTACCCGTATTGAAGAAAAAATCAAGTTGCAATGGAGCCCTATACAAATATCCGGATGGCTTAAAAGACATGGTAAAGAACATGTTAGTCATGAGACCATCTATAATCATATCTGGAAAGATAAACGACAGGGAGGACAGCTTTATAGAGAGCTCCGTCATCGAGGGAAAAAATATAACAAGCAGAGAAAGGGAGCTTCTGGAAGAGGGAACATGCCTGGTCGTATAGATATTAAGCAACGGCCTTGTATTGTAGAAAAAAAGACTCGTTTAGGAGACTGGGAACTAGATACAGTCATAGGGGCAGGACATAAAGGCGTAATTGTATCAATGGTAGAAAGAACTTCCAAGCTAACTAAGCTCGCCAAAGTTTCTCATAAAACTGCAGAGGAAGTAAGTCAAGCGTTAATTGAACAACTTAAACCTATCAAAGATTTTGTACACACATTAACAGCAGACAACGGAAAAGAATTTGCCTATCACCAAATGGTTAGTTTCGAGCTAGAGACAGACTTCTACTTTGCAACGCCCTACCATTCTTGGGAAAGAGGCTTAAATGAGCATACAAACGGACTAGTTAGGCAATATTTTCCTAAAACACAAAGCTTTTTAGATACGACTTCCAAGGATATAGAAAGGGTGGAAACTTTACTAAATAACAGACCTAGAAAGGCTCTCAACTTCGAAACTCCACTAGAAGTGTTTACGAGATTATCTACAAACATGCTATGCTCGGGTGCACAATAG
- a CDS encoding PTS sugar transporter subunit IIA yields the protein MDLTIKDVAKLFNISEAAIHRLLLHNKIPSYCINGEHRFGLIEIENWMLKFDLKKLQETASCDQQIYPLTDQKQQAQIENPVSGGMVQFCLYRALHQGDVLTNIKGNKKEEIISAVTKIVAPKLNVDADILTELLIDREDLSPTALGNGLAVPHTREAMAKGSFDMVFIVYPESPLEYGALDSKPVHTLFFLFAGSDKAHLQLLAKLAHLSSYKEAFQLLLDRSDKATLLDFVRNWEGQIRSIG from the coding sequence ATGGATCTTACAATTAAAGACGTTGCTAAGTTGTTCAATATTTCAGAAGCCGCGATTCATAGATTATTGCTTCATAATAAAATTCCTTCTTATTGTATTAATGGAGAGCACCGGTTTGGCTTAATCGAAATAGAAAACTGGATGCTAAAATTTGATTTGAAAAAGCTTCAAGAAACAGCTTCTTGCGATCAACAAATCTACCCTCTAACCGACCAAAAGCAGCAAGCGCAAATAGAGAATCCAGTGAGTGGTGGAATGGTGCAGTTTTGTCTATATCGCGCTCTTCACCAAGGAGACGTCTTAACTAATATCAAAGGAAATAAGAAAGAAGAGATCATTTCTGCTGTAACTAAAATTGTAGCTCCTAAACTCAATGTGGATGCAGATATATTAACAGAGCTTTTAATCGATCGTGAAGACTTAAGCCCAACAGCTTTAGGAAATGGTCTTGCGGTTCCCCATACAAGAGAAGCAATGGCGAAAGGATCATTTGACATGGTGTTTATTGTGTATCCTGAATCACCTCTGGAATATGGAGCTTTAGATTCTAAGCCAGTACACACGCTATTTTTCTTATTTGCTGGGAGTGATAAAGCGCATCTTCAACTTCTGGCAAAATTAGCACATTTAAGTAGTTATAAAGAGGCATTTCAATTGTTACTAGACCGTTCTGATAAAGCTACTCTATTAGATTTTGTTCGAAATTGGGAAGGACAGATCCGTTCTATTGGATAG
- a CDS encoding PTS sugar transporter subunit IIA: MAILARINHQISLGFSDLRNFFKRDSTLAISDYLNEDLVLFMQANNRDDALNRLVSLLEEKKKLQDSKRFYQAILEREKIVPTAIGLGVAVPHAKLHSYKDFFIAVGIQVQHGLEWDALDGIAVQLIFMIGGPDNRQTEYLRILSHLTMAVKNKERRKKLLKCHCAKEVIEMFNGC, translated from the coding sequence TTGGCCATACTGGCACGCATTAATCATCAAATCTCATTAGGTTTTAGTGATTTAAGGAATTTTTTTAAACGGGATAGTACGTTGGCAATTTCTGATTATTTAAATGAAGATCTCGTTTTATTTATGCAAGCTAACAATCGTGATGATGCTTTAAATCGCTTAGTGAGTCTACTAGAAGAGAAAAAAAAGCTTCAAGATTCTAAACGATTTTATCAGGCAATTTTAGAAAGAGAAAAGATTGTTCCTACTGCAATTGGGCTTGGGGTTGCAGTTCCTCATGCGAAGCTACATAGCTATAAGGATTTCTTTATCGCAGTAGGAATTCAGGTACAGCACGGCTTAGAATGGGACGCTCTTGATGGTATAGCAGTCCAACTCATTTTTATGATTGGAGGTCCCGATAATCGACAAACAGAATACTTGCGCATTTTGTCTCATTTGACAATGGCGGTTAAAAATAAAGAAAGGCGCAAAAAACTGCTTAAATGCCATTGTGCTAAAGAAGTAATCGAAATGTTTAACGGATGTTAA
- the dut gene encoding dUTP diphosphatase, whose product MEVGIDLEKEECIPEYASQQAAGADVKAHITEEKVLKPGASLLIPTGIYLEIPNGYEAQVRPRSGLALKQQITVLNSPGTIDSDYRGEIKIILINHGKSDFIITPGMRIAQMVFAPVIQSVFTRKNDLAITKRGEGGFGHTGTH is encoded by the coding sequence TTGGAAGTAGGAATTGATTTAGAAAAAGAAGAGTGTATTCCAGAGTATGCTTCTCAGCAAGCAGCAGGAGCAGATGTAAAAGCGCATATAACGGAAGAAAAGGTATTGAAGCCCGGAGCTTCTCTTCTTATTCCCACAGGGATCTATTTGGAAATTCCAAATGGTTATGAAGCGCAAGTTCGCCCTCGAAGCGGACTTGCGTTAAAACAACAAATTACAGTACTAAATTCTCCTGGTACCATCGACTCTGATTATCGAGGAGAAATTAAGATTATTTTAATAAATCATGGCAAGTCAGATTTTATAATTACTCCTGGTATGCGTATTGCGCAAATGGTTTTTGCACCTGTTATACAATCTGTATTTACCAGGAAAAATGATTTAGCCATAACTAAAAGAGGAGAGGGTGGGTTTGGCCATACTGGCACGCATTAA
- the accD gene encoding acetyl-CoA carboxylase, carboxyltransferase subunit beta, whose product MGLFSKNKPKIKVQTIKKDGYSGWIKCTHCHEIIHANELQENLSCCPKCNYHYRLSGSQRVKLLSDQDSFEELFTDLKPMDPLDFTDAESYVNRILKATKTSCRDEAVIVGKATICETQIALGVLDFTFMVGSMGSVVGERLALLIEYALNHELPIVIVSASGGARMQESALSLMQMAKTSAALAKLHEEGLPFISVMTNPTLGGVTASFASLGDIIIAEPDALIGFAGPRVVEQTMRKKLPSNAQCSEFLLERGMIDCIVSRHRLKQTLSDLLMFLTHQKKTKTSLLEKPLKKIPQKLQDLLELSTIAGQGLKR is encoded by the coding sequence ATGGGTCTTTTTTCAAAGAATAAGCCAAAGATTAAAGTTCAAACAATTAAAAAAGATGGTTATAGTGGATGGATTAAATGCACGCACTGTCATGAGATCATCCATGCAAATGAATTACAAGAAAATCTCTCTTGTTGTCCGAAATGCAATTACCATTATCGTTTGTCAGGTTCTCAAAGGGTTAAACTTTTATCGGATCAGGATAGTTTTGAAGAGCTTTTTACAGATCTAAAGCCAATGGATCCTTTGGATTTTACAGATGCAGAGTCTTATGTAAATAGAATCTTGAAAGCGACCAAAACCTCTTGTCGTGATGAGGCGGTGATTGTAGGGAAAGCTACGATATGCGAAACACAGATTGCTTTAGGAGTGCTTGATTTTACGTTTATGGTGGGGTCTATGGGATCGGTAGTGGGGGAGAGACTTGCCCTACTGATTGAATATGCCTTAAATCACGAACTGCCGATAGTTATTGTCTCTGCTTCTGGAGGAGCCAGAATGCAAGAATCGGCGCTCTCTTTGATGCAAATGGCAAAAACATCTGCTGCTTTAGCAAAACTGCACGAAGAAGGACTGCCTTTTATTTCTGTAATGACAAACCCTACATTAGGCGGCGTTACAGCTTCCTTTGCTTCTTTGGGAGATATTATTATTGCAGAACCAGATGCTTTAATCGGTTTTGCAGGCCCTCGAGTAGTAGAACAAACCATGAGAAAAAAGCTTCCTTCAAACGCACAATGCTCAGAGTTTCTTTTGGAAAGAGGAATGATTGACTGTATTGTGTCCCGTCATCGGTTAAAACAAACTTTAAGCGACCTCTTAATGTTTTTAACACATCAAAAAAAAACAAAAACCTCTTTATTAGAAAAACCTTTGAAAAAAATCCCTCAAAAACTACAAGATCTGTTAGAACTAAGTACTATTGCAGGACAAGGACTAAAACGTTAA
- a CDS encoding superoxide dismutase codes for MSAPYTLPDLSYDFSALEPVISAEIMKLHYSKHHAGYVANLNAALEKYAEAEKKRDLSTTIELQQAIKFNGGGHLNHSIFWTNLAPIDKGGGEKPKGDFLKAIIEQFGSLEHLIEQLSSITIAIQGSGWGWLGYNRVEKKIVMTTCANQDPLCIKKYVPLLGIDVWEHAYYLDYKNVRADYIKNIFKVVNWKNVEERFLSAKK; via the coding sequence ATGTCTGCCCCTTACACATTACCCGATCTCTCTTATGATTTTTCTGCTTTAGAACCGGTCATCTCTGCAGAGATTATGAAATTGCATTATTCTAAGCACCACGCTGGATATGTAGCCAATTTAAATGCTGCTTTAGAAAAATATGCGGAAGCGGAAAAAAAGAGGGATTTATCTACAACGATTGAATTGCAGCAGGCTATTAAATTTAATGGCGGCGGTCATCTCAACCATAGTATTTTTTGGACCAACTTAGCTCCTATAGATAAAGGAGGAGGGGAAAAACCCAAGGGGGATTTTTTAAAGGCTATTATAGAGCAATTTGGTTCGTTAGAGCATCTAATAGAGCAACTTAGCTCTATAACGATTGCTATTCAGGGTTCTGGTTGGGGTTGGTTGGGCTATAATCGGGTAGAAAAAAAAATCGTAATGACTACATGCGCTAATCAAGATCCTCTTTGTATAAAAAAGTATGTACCATTGCTAGGGATTGATGTTTGGGAGCATGCCTACTACCTAGACTATAAGAATGTTAGAGCTGATTATATAAAAAATATTTTTAAAGTGGTCAATTGGAAAAATGTGGAAGAACGCTTTCTCTCTGCAAAAAAATAA
- the metK gene encoding methionine adenosyltransferase — translation MLKSYLFTSESVSEGHPDKVADQISDTILDIGLAQDPKARVACETLVKTSMVVVAGEISAQAQINWERAIRDLLLNIGYDNISSGLDANSCSIINAISQQSSDIAIGIDRIEDDQGAGDQGLMFGYATNETDVLMPAPITYAHRLMQRQAFLRKSGKLSWLQPDAKSQVTFCYIDKKPAYVDTIVLSTQHKEEISYSDLKEAVIEEMIKPVIPAKWITKDTRYLINPTGRFVIGGPQADCGLTGRKIIVDSYGGAARHGGGAFSGKDPSKVDRCAAYMGRYVAKNIVAAGFADRCEIQISYAIGVAKPTSVFVETFGTNHIDEKRIMQLILQHFDLRPHAIIQQLNLLQPIYAKTAAYGHFGRDDIIFPWENTDKTEELLASFKPKPLEIATP, via the coding sequence ATGCTAAAATCCTATTTATTCACTTCGGAATCTGTTTCTGAAGGACATCCTGACAAAGTAGCAGATCAGATTTCCGATACGATCTTAGATATTGGTTTGGCTCAAGATCCTAAAGCAAGGGTGGCTTGTGAAACTTTAGTGAAAACATCTATGGTTGTTGTTGCAGGAGAAATCAGCGCGCAGGCGCAAATAAATTGGGAAAGAGCTATTCGAGATTTACTCCTAAACATAGGCTATGACAACATAAGCTCAGGTCTTGATGCAAATTCTTGCTCTATTATCAATGCTATTAGCCAACAGTCTAGTGATATTGCTATCGGCATAGATCGAATAGAAGATGATCAGGGCGCTGGAGATCAAGGTCTGATGTTTGGTTATGCTACTAATGAAACAGATGTGCTGATGCCAGCACCGATTACCTATGCTCACCGCTTAATGCAGCGTCAAGCCTTTTTGCGTAAATCGGGTAAATTATCTTGGCTACAACCAGATGCAAAAAGTCAGGTCACTTTTTGTTATATCGATAAAAAACCAGCTTATGTAGATACCATTGTTTTATCTACACAACACAAAGAAGAAATTAGTTATTCCGATTTAAAAGAAGCTGTCATCGAAGAGATGATTAAGCCAGTAATCCCAGCTAAATGGATTACAAAAGATACACGTTATCTCATTAATCCTACAGGCCGTTTTGTAATCGGTGGTCCTCAAGCCGACTGCGGTTTAACAGGTCGTAAAATTATTGTAGATTCCTACGGTGGTGCAGCGCGTCATGGAGGAGGAGCTTTTTCTGGTAAAGATCCTTCCAAGGTAGATCGCTGCGCTGCTTATATGGGAAGATATGTAGCTAAAAATATTGTAGCTGCGGGATTTGCCGACCGTTGTGAAATTCAAATCTCTTACGCTATTGGCGTAGCGAAACCAACTTCTGTTTTTGTAGAGACATTTGGCACTAATCACATCGATGAGAAAAGAATTATGCAACTTATTCTACAACATTTTGATTTAAGGCCCCATGCTATTATCCAACAGCTTAATTTATTGCAGCCAATCTATGCAAAAACCGCAGCATATGGACATTTTGGAAGAGATGATATCATTTTCCCCTGGGAAAATACCGATAAAACAGAGGAGTTACTAGCTAGCTTTAAACCTAAACCTTTGGAAATAGCAACGCCTTAA
- a CDS encoding uroporphyrinogen-III synthase: protein MKKVLYLGTDPSYYKAKGAQIIHYPVIQIVPRMDSYVKAAYSKLSNYTHLLFTSKNTVQVFFQQLNDLGISKNLLEPITIIAIGQVTASYVKKYAHCSFVAEKETQEGIVAFLRTQSLEKTHFFFPRSSLSRNVIMDFFQKSNISFQDCFIYDTVVQKNQPIPDLEDIDEIIFTSPSTIKAFLEIFSAIPLDKKLITMGPITQKALSEII, encoded by the coding sequence GTGAAGAAAGTTCTCTATCTGGGAACAGATCCTTCGTATTATAAAGCAAAGGGGGCCCAAATCATTCACTACCCCGTGATTCAAATTGTGCCCAGAATGGACTCCTATGTTAAGGCAGCTTATAGCAAGTTATCAAACTATACACATCTTCTATTTACTAGTAAAAATACGGTTCAGGTTTTTTTTCAGCAGTTAAACGACCTTGGCATATCTAAAAATCTTTTAGAGCCGATTACCATCATTGCCATTGGCCAAGTTACTGCTAGTTATGTAAAAAAATATGCCCATTGCTCTTTTGTTGCAGAAAAAGAGACGCAAGAGGGAATAGTTGCTTTTTTGCGTACACAGTCTTTAGAAAAAACCCATTTTTTTTTCCCTCGTTCCAGTCTTTCTAGAAATGTAATCATGGATTTTTTTCAAAAATCAAATATCTCATTTCAAGATTGTTTTATTTACGATACAGTTGTTCAAAAAAATCAGCCTATTCCTGATCTAGAAGATATAGATGAAATTATTTTTACAAGCCCTTCGACTATCAAAGCTTTTTTAGAGATTTTTTCTGCTATTCCCTTAGATAAAAAGCTTATAACCATGGGACCTATTACGCAAAAGGCATTATCTGAGATAATTTAA
- the hemC gene encoding hydroxymethylbilane synthase, whose protein sequence is MHLCNQIFVAARNSRLSRAQVKEVRQELQMIHPNRVFVPTWIRTTGDDRLDLSLRFLSKIDFFTKEVDQLVLSGICRVGIHSAKDLPDPLEQGLKIVAITKGVDARDVLVLPPHQTIDTLPKKARIATSTLRREKAIKNLRDDLICVDIRGVIEARLAYLYRGEIEGLVMAEAALIRLHLTHLNRFFLSTEVAALQGKLAVVARQDDQEMLQVFSAINTFQELDLINSYL, encoded by the coding sequence ATGCACTTATGTAATCAAATCTTTGTAGCAGCGCGAAACTCTCGTCTATCGCGCGCCCAAGTAAAAGAAGTGCGCCAAGAGCTGCAAATGATTCATCCAAATCGTGTTTTTGTGCCTACTTGGATTCGGACAACAGGAGATGACAGATTAGATCTTTCTTTGAGATTTTTAAGTAAAATCGATTTTTTTACTAAAGAAGTAGATCAGTTAGTGTTATCCGGGATTTGTAGAGTAGGAATTCACTCAGCTAAAGATTTACCAGACCCTTTAGAACAAGGATTAAAAATAGTTGCTATCACGAAAGGAGTAGATGCAAGAGATGTTTTGGTTTTACCTCCCCACCAAACCATAGATACCCTGCCAAAAAAAGCGCGTATTGCTACCTCTACTCTGCGTCGTGAAAAAGCTATTAAAAATTTAAGAGATGATTTGATTTGTGTAGATATTCGCGGAGTCATTGAAGCTCGTTTGGCTTATCTTTACCGAGGAGAAATTGAGGGGCTGGTTATGGCTGAAGCTGCATTGATTCGCTTACATTTAACACATTTAAATCGGTTTTTTTTATCAACAGAAGTAGCTGCGTTGCAAGGTAAATTAGCCGTTGTTGCTAGACAAGACGATCAAGAGATGTTGCAGGTTTTTTCTGCAATAAATACTTTCCAAGAACTAGATCTCATCAATAGTTATTTGTGA